From a single Plasmodium coatneyi strain Hackeri chromosome 4, complete sequence genomic region:
- a CDS encoding Small GTPase rab5: MEKKSSYKTVLLGESSVGKSSIVLRLTKDTFHDNTNTTIGASFCTYVVNMNELKMKNANSGINSNSSSSNLSSNNLSSNSNDNISLNKEHLKNSEGPCNIKFDIWDTAGQERYASIVPLYYRGATCAIVVFDISNSSSLDRAKTWVNQLKISSNYIIILVANKIDKNKFQVDMLDVQKYAQENNLLFIQTSAKTGANIKNIFYMLAEEIYKNIISNKSNVDSKATSSNLINLNSEKHSTKSCC, from the coding sequence atggaaaagaaaagtagTTACAAAACGGTGTTACTAGGCGAATCGTCAGTGGGCAAATCGAGCATAGTTTTGCGTTTGACGAAGGATACCTTTCACGATAACACGAACACAACGATAGGTGCCTCCTTCTGCACATATGTAGTCAACATGAACGAGCTGAAGATGAAAAACGCCAACAGTGGCATCAACAgtaacagcagcagcagcaacctCAGCAGCAACAACCTTAGCAGTAACAGTAATGATAATATCTCTTTAAATAAAGAACACCTCAAAAATAGCGAAGGCCCATGTAACATAAAATTTGATATATGGGACACCGCTGGACAGGAAAGATATGCAAGTATCGTCCCCCTGTACTATCGAGGCGCCACGTGTGCCATAGTCGTTTTCGACATTAGTAATTCAAGTAGCCTAGATAGAGCCAAAACATGGGTAAATCAATTAAAAATCAGTAGcaattatataataattttggtTGCGAACAAAATagataaaaacaaatttcaGGTAGATATGCTAGATGTGCAGAAATATGCCCAAGAAAATAATCTGCTCTTTATTCAAACAAGCGCCAAGACAGGtgcaaacataaaaaatatattttacatgCTTGCtgaggaaatatataaaaacatTATAAGTAATAAAAGCAACGTAGACAGTAAAGCTACCAGTAGCAACCTGATAAACCTAAATAGTGAAAAGCATTCCACGAAAAGCTGTTGCTAG